The following are from one region of the Paenibacillus bovis genome:
- the galU gene encoding UTP--glucose-1-phosphate uridylyltransferase GalU: MKVRKAIIPAAGLGTRLLPATKAQPKEMLPIVDKPAIQYIIEEAVASGIESILIVTGRGKRSIEDHFDHSIELELDLASKGKTALLEQVNLISEMADIHYIRQKKPLGLGHAILCARQFVGNEPFAVLLGDDLIVHEEPGLKQLLNQNVYPSTAIVGVQHVPYEHTNKYGIVAPSAVSSTPYSIIPVSDIVEKPNVEDAPSDLAVIGRYVLPPEIFDILEDTPPGKGGEIQLTDAISRLPHLAALEIQGNRYDIGDPLGYVKATLEFALNRPELREEIEKYLQDKYQPAYMNSVLS; this comes from the coding sequence ATGAAAGTACGTAAAGCGATTATTCCTGCAGCTGGCCTGGGTACACGCCTGCTGCCTGCAACCAAGGCGCAACCCAAAGAAATGCTTCCGATCGTCGACAAACCGGCTATCCAGTACATTATCGAAGAAGCGGTTGCCAGCGGTATTGAATCCATATTAATCGTAACCGGACGCGGCAAGCGCTCGATCGAAGATCATTTTGACCATTCGATTGAACTGGAGCTTGATCTGGCTTCCAAAGGCAAAACTGCTCTGCTGGAGCAGGTTAACCTTATTTCCGAAATGGCAGATATCCATTACATCCGCCAGAAAAAGCCGCTCGGCCTCGGTCATGCGATTCTCTGTGCACGCCAATTTGTCGGTAATGAGCCTTTTGCCGTGCTGCTGGGCGATGATCTGATCGTGCATGAAGAGCCTGGTCTCAAGCAGCTGCTTAACCAGAATGTCTATCCGTCGACAGCCATTGTAGGGGTACAGCATGTACCGTATGAGCATACGAATAAATACGGCATCGTCGCACCTTCTGCTGTATCCAGTACACCGTATTCGATTATCCCGGTCAGCGATATTGTAGAGAAGCCGAATGTGGAAGATGCTCCCTCCGATCTGGCAGTAATCGGTCGCTATGTACTGCCACCGGAGATTTTCGATATTCTGGAAGACACTCCGCCAGGCAAAGGCGGCGAAATCCAGCTGACCGATGCGATCTCCCGTCTGCCACATCTGGCCGCATTGGAGATTCAGGGTAACCGCTATGATATTGGCGATCCACTTGGTTATGTTAAAGCTACACTGGAATTTGCTTTGAATCGTCCGGAGCTCCGTGAGGAGATCGAGAAGTACTTGCAGGATAAGTATCAGCCTGCTTATATGAACAGTGTTCTGTCCTGA
- the cyoD gene encoding cytochrome o ubiquinol oxidase subunit IV, giving the protein MANHSNHSHGHDEAHAHGSLKSYIIGFILSIILTIIPLVVVMNHMMDPIPTIFVIMITAILQFVVQLFFFMHVRERQGNQPRWNVMALIFGLAIVLVVVSGSIWIMTYNGVGY; this is encoded by the coding sequence ATGGCGAATCATTCCAACCATTCACACGGACATGACGAAGCTCATGCACATGGCTCACTGAAGTCTTATATCATCGGCTTCATCCTGTCGATTATACTGACCATTATTCCACTGGTTGTCGTTATGAATCATATGATGGATCCGATTCCTACGATCTTTGTCATTATGATTACAGCGATTCTGCAGTTCGTTGTACAGCTGTTCTTCTTCATGCACGTACGCGAGCGTCAGGGTAACCAACCGCGCTGGAACGTTATGGCTCTGATCTTCGGTCTGGCTATCGTATTGGTAGTCGTATCCGGTTCGATCTGGATCATGACTTACAACGGCGTAGGTTACTAA
- the cyoC gene encoding cytochrome o ubiquinol oxidase subunit III, producing the protein MAQAVSQNDHGHHDHGHHDPQELKMLGFWIFLITDVILFGTLFATYVVLHHNTAGGPSGADIFEMPGVIAETFILLTSSFTSGLAVLAMNKGKVKQLIGWLVVTWILGAAFIYLEVDEFAKLIHEGHGFSGSAFLSSFFTLVGTHGLHVSMGLGWMLLLIIQLSRRGINDVTRGKINVISLYWHFLDAVWIFLLSVVYLMGVM; encoded by the coding sequence ATGGCACAAGCCGTATCACAGAATGATCATGGTCATCACGATCATGGACATCATGATCCGCAAGAGCTAAAAATGCTTGGCTTCTGGATCTTCCTGATCACAGACGTTATTCTGTTCGGTACGCTGTTTGCTACGTATGTGGTGCTTCACCACAACACGGCAGGCGGACCGAGCGGTGCTGATATTTTCGAAATGCCGGGTGTTATTGCTGAGACATTCATCCTCTTGACCAGTAGTTTTACAAGTGGTCTGGCTGTTCTGGCAATGAACAAAGGTAAAGTAAAACAATTGATCGGTTGGCTCGTTGTAACATGGATTCTGGGTGCTGCCTTTATCTACCTGGAAGTAGATGAGTTTGCCAAACTGATCCATGAAGGCCATGGCTTCTCCGGAAGTGCATTCCTGAGCTCCTTCTTTACACTGGTAGGAACGCACGGACTTCACGTTTCTATGGGTCTGGGATGGATGCTGCTGTTGATTATCCAACTGTCCCGTCGTGGTATTAACGATGTAACACGCGGTAAAATCAACGTAATCAGCTTGTACTGGCACTTTTTGGACGCAGTATGGATCTTCCTGCTGTCGGTCGTATATCTGATGGGGGTGATGTAA
- a CDS encoding cbb3-type cytochrome c oxidase subunit I, producing MLENIKQFASEFFVTGDPLIYGADVSIALVTIAIFAGLTYFKKWKWLWRNWLTTVDHKKIGIMYILAAIIMMFRGGVDALMMRTQLAIPNFEFLHPEHYNQVFTTHGVVMILFMAMPFMFGLFNVVVPLQIGARDVAFPFLNSLSFWLFFLGAMLFNLSFVIGGSPDAGWLSYPPLSELQFNPGPGQNFYIWGIQISGIGSLATGINFLVTIIKMRAPGMTMMKMPMFTWSVFATCVIIIFAFPILTVTLALLFLDRFAGGHFFTLDGGGNPMMYINLIWMWGHPEVYIVILPAFGIFSEVVSVFSRKKLFGYTSMVFAMMIIAFVSFFTWAHHFFTMGSGADVNAFFAISTMLIAIPTGVKIFNWLFTMYRGRIRFDLPMLWTVAFIPAFIVGGMTGVLLAVAPADFQYHNSYFLIAHFHQVLIGGVVFGYFAGMYYWWPKMFGFKLNETLGRWSFWFWNIGFYVCFMPQYLLGLMGMTRRVSTFDWDTGWGPLNVVSTVGAYLMGIAFIFQAIQIAYSFKYREKDTTGDIWDAHTLEWTIPSPAPEYNFAITPVVDSRDPLWVEKQRRAAGKLPKKDAKPKYEPIHMPSNSGIPIVFSTFFFIAGFGFTFHWVWMAVLGLAGVLACLVARSMNDDEGFYIPAEEVEKTEASLRGTL from the coding sequence ATGCTCGAGAATATTAAACAGTTTGCATCAGAATTTTTTGTCACCGGTGACCCGCTGATTTACGGTGCAGACGTATCCATCGCATTGGTAACGATCGCGATCTTTGCGGGACTAACCTATTTCAAGAAATGGAAATGGTTATGGCGTAACTGGTTGACTACTGTCGATCACAAGAAAATCGGTATCATGTATATCCTCGCTGCGATCATCATGATGTTCCGTGGCGGTGTCGATGCTCTTATGATGCGGACACAGCTGGCGATTCCGAATTTCGAATTTTTGCATCCCGAGCACTATAACCAGGTATTTACTACGCACGGCGTAGTTATGATCCTCTTTATGGCGATGCCATTTATGTTCGGTTTGTTCAACGTCGTTGTACCTCTTCAGATTGGTGCACGTGACGTCGCATTCCCATTCCTGAACTCACTCAGCTTCTGGCTGTTCTTCCTGGGTGCGATGCTGTTTAACCTGTCGTTCGTAATCGGTGGTTCACCGGATGCGGGCTGGCTGAGTTATCCGCCGCTCTCGGAACTTCAATTTAATCCAGGGCCTGGACAGAACTTCTATATCTGGGGTATTCAGATCTCCGGTATCGGTTCCCTGGCAACAGGTATCAACTTCCTGGTAACTATCATCAAAATGCGTGCACCAGGCATGACAATGATGAAAATGCCGATGTTCACATGGTCGGTATTTGCAACTTGTGTAATCATTATTTTTGCATTCCCAATTTTGACTGTTACACTGGCACTGCTGTTCCTTGACCGTTTTGCAGGAGGGCACTTCTTCACGCTCGATGGCGGCGGTAATCCGATGATGTATATCAACTTGATCTGGATGTGGGGTCACCCTGAGGTATACATTGTTATTCTGCCGGCGTTCGGTATCTTCTCCGAAGTCGTCAGCGTATTCTCCCGTAAAAAGCTGTTTGGTTACACATCCATGGTATTTGCCATGATGATCATCGCTTTCGTATCATTCTTCACCTGGGCTCACCATTTCTTCACAATGGGTTCCGGTGCAGACGTCAACGCATTCTTTGCGATTTCGACGATGCTGATTGCGATTCCGACAGGGGTTAAAATCTTTAACTGGCTGTTTACGATGTATCGCGGACGAATTCGCTTCGATCTGCCGATGCTGTGGACGGTTGCTTTTATCCCGGCCTTTATCGTCGGTGGTATGACAGGGGTTCTGCTGGCGGTTGCGCCTGCTGACTTCCAGTATCACAACAGTTACTTCCTGATTGCCCACTTCCACCAGGTTCTGATCGGTGGTGTCGTATTTGGTTACTTCGCCGGTATGTACTACTGGTGGCCAAAAATGTTCGGCTTCAAGCTGAACGAGACATTGGGCAGATGGTCCTTCTGGTTCTGGAACATCGGTTTCTACGTATGTTTCATGCCGCAATACCTGCTTGGTCTGATGGGTATGACTCGTCGTGTAAGTACGTTTGACTGGGATACAGGCTGGGGACCACTGAACGTGGTATCTACAGTCGGTGCATACCTGATGGGTATCGCATTTATCTTCCAGGCAATCCAGATTGCCTACAGCTTCAAGTATCGCGAAAAAGATACAACAGGCGATATCTGGGATGCTCATACGCTGGAATGGACTATTCCTTCCCCGGCGCCAGAGTATAACTTTGCAATTACACCTGTAGTGGACAGCAGAGATCCGCTGTGGGTTGAGAAGCAGCGTCGTGCTGCCGGCAAGCTTCCGAAGAAAGATGCGAAGCCGAAATACGAACCAATTCACATGCCTAGTAACTCGGGTATACCGATTGTATTTTCTACTTTCTTCTTCATCGCTGGTTTCGGATTCACGTTCCACTGGGTATGGATGGCAGTCCTGGGTCTTGCAGGCGTCCTGGCATGTCTGGTTGCGCGTTCCATGAACGATGATGAAGGCTTCTACATCCCTGCTGAAGAAGTAGAAAAGACTGAGGCTTCATTAAGGGGGACACTTTAA